The sequence ATACAAGTGAGTAGGGTTGCTGGAGAGATTGAGAGAAAATGGATTTGTTTCTTTTTACGAATATGTAGATTTCTTGTTTGAATAAAGAACAGCTTGGCAACACAGCTTAGTTTTGAAGTTTAAAGTGTCACTTTAAGCACCACAACAAcagtgcattaaaggaacactccaagaaccattACTACTTTGGTGTGTCATTAGTGCACTGGCGCCCCATCTTACTTCTTACCTGGATTCTGCCAGAAACTGCACCCCGCCTCACTACTAATGCCTGAGAACCAATGAGCTAAGACTGGCACTGAAAGACACAGCAAAAAAACCTAATGGAAGTTCCTGCATTCGGAACTTACAGCATTAATAATGAAGGCGGGGAGCAGAGACTAGCGGACAACAGCTAAGAAGTCAAACTTTATAaacggtttgactccttacaaggGGCAGGacattcctgacaccataaccactacagtaaaacAATATTATAAACTTCCTTTACTTGTTCTCACAGATTATGCAAACTACATCATCAATGTACCCAGTACTGCGTGAACTACTGAAGGTAATGCACAAGAGGAATTTACCATTCAAGAGTCTATTACATTTTAGGTACATGGGAAAATAGTATTCAAGCAAAATATGTTTAGTTGTGTCACTTGTATCAGGCAGAATAGATATTACCTTCCTGTACAATATACACAAGACAAAACATCACCAAAGCAAATTATCCCAGCACCTGCCTTATAATTCTATAGAATATTTAGAGTAGAAAATAATCCCTAACATATTAAAGAAGgaatctacagaaaaaaaaaatattttggagcATTTTATTTTGGAGGAAGATTAGTCACACAACTAATTTTATAGGGAAAACATTGGTGAAATAAAAAGtggagtgttaaaaaaaaaaacgttcttAGGTGTAAAATGCCTTGCCGCACTAGTCACAAAGACAGCTGGTGAAAGTATATGGTTTGAAGCAAAAGTATTCATTTGAGAAACAGGGTTACTGTTAAAAGACTATATAAGGAATTTTTGCAATTAAATTGTGGAACAGCCAATTATTCGTGCATCTGGCAAAATACTAATACAGGACCATTCTAAATATTTATTACAGGGCTTGAAGATCCCCTGGAGCTAGAAGCCATGACAGCCCAAAAATAAGACAGTTGGATTGCAAATTTTCTGAGCATGTAGCATTGAATTCTATGGATCTACGTTTCTCTAGCTCCAAAGGCAAATCCAGTGTTCTTTACAATTCTACAAACCGTGTCAGACTTCTAGTGTATCATAAATTGTTTCTAACCCTGTATTTTTTAGTGTTTCAAAAATGTCATTTAGTGCCACCATTCTGTTCACTCCTCCACATGGACAAAACGAGGCTAAGTGTGGATGTAAAAATGAAAACAACCAAGCAGGAACTGTTCATGTTGAAGGAGTTACTCCTGTCACAGTAACTGGACAAGGAGTTGCAGTCCAGGGATGTGAGCAACTTCTACACCTTATCTATCAGAGGATGGAGAAAGCAGTAGGACTGGCTGAATCTGCATTAAGTGTAGCTAAGGAAAATAGCAACCTCTTGAGTAGCCTACAAGAGGAAGTCAGCAATCTAAGAAAGTTGTGCGAAAAACCTGAAAGAGCCAAAACTCCAACAATTCCCACTGCTAGATGCAAAACGCCAGATGACGAAGAGGTTGAAGAAATTGGGGGTGTGCAAGTTGTTATAGAGGAATTAAGGCAGTTGGGTGCCGCATCTGCATCTTTAGTTCCTGGACTTCACACATCACCTATGGACAGGAATTTAAGAGAAGGATGTTTGTCTGCTGGCCCTCCTCTTGGCGAAACTACGCCACTCCTTAGTCCCATGCATGTACCGGTAAGTGAATGCATTCATTCCTTATAATCAGTGGTCTATCCATGAGCTTTGTTCTTACCTCTCCTTATGTCTATATTTTCAAAACTACGACATAATTTTGCTCCATCTGTCGTGTTTCCATGAAATGCAATTTAAACAAAGACTCCCATCCCAATAACATCTTAATGACatttcaaggaacactatagggtcaggaacgcaaatgtgtattcctgaacctatattgctaaacccaccatttaggtggcttgcccccttaaaagttaataattctcaccttatttccagcgctgtgtGGGTCTGCCGGCGCTAGCCCCACCCCcttgttgacatcatcagaattgcccatttttagtcaatccaatgctttcctatggggaattgaggtgtccctaggggcaatgtaaaatgcctgcatataatgattatattcaccagaacaagtgcattaagctgtagctgttctggtgactatagtgtccctttaagttgtcatTGGCAAAAAGAGTGTCCAGGCACCTTCTTGCTTTCAGGAATTAAACCATTTGGCAACAGTTAATGCCCTAATTTGGGGCTTTGGCATTCTTGCCAACACAATGGAATGCTAAATAGCTATAGAATTTCACAGCTGTAGAAGGGAAtgtccaggatttttaatataatgtttactGACCCTGTATAATTAACAAATATGTGCTTGTGGTCTTGTCTTATAATGAAATTAAATGcagaaataccgtatttatctcTATCCTGACACAGGATGccatccatcttggctccctgtcaatcactgtaATTAGCTTAAATTCAGAGTGGCGACAAAAAAAGAGAGACTGGCAAGAGAACACTTTTCTGGCAGAAATAATGATATATCTGCATCACTACAAAAATGACGTATTCAAAAATCACGTTTAGGGCGGAAGGAATAAAAAATTCTGACAGAGTTAATAAATTGCGCTAAAAAAATAACTGTAAAAGTGAATCTTATCCATTTTCTATTTCCCCCTATTTCCCAATGTGTGCATGGACTAAACTGAATTGTAAAATCAATTGATAAATTCTATGGTTTTGATTAAAAAACAACGGCTGGCAATGGAGTGAGCTCGGAGGGATTGTccagaaagagggaggggagagctaGCAAGGGGAAGATTTTCCCGTCAGTTCTCAGCGTGTTGTGGTCGCTGACAACAGACGATTTTATGCACAGTACATACAGCCAGGAACATAGTTCTGGGTTGCCAATGTTACGTGTACTAGGAGGACAGATGCCCacagcacacaattaaaaataactgcaTGTGCAGTGCTTCAAgcataaacactgcacatacatacctCTACCACCATGTTAGGAAGTGGTCATGTTGGTTGTGGTAACTCTTTAATAGAGGCCGCTCCGATTTACAGCACCCCTGGCAGGTGTACTGACTCCTTACCATCAGATGCACGTAAacgcaaatgtttatttttttcaccagCAACTTGTATATTAATCCCTTCTTAATCATGTTTAATAAAATCATTGATACTTGTATTTTTCTGTAGAAAACTGTTCCCTTATAATAAGTGGTCACATTAATAAATGCTTTAGACAGGTAATCATAAGCAGCATATTCAGATTATCCCATTTATTTTGCTCTTACAGGGTATTGACGACTTCTTGAGTCAAGATGCTTCTGCTCCAAGGATTTTAGCTCCCAATTTTGTAAAGCAGCTTGCTACCTCCCGGCCTCATGGAGATTCAACAGATGTTTTGTGTGAATCTGTTCCCCCAGTTTTAAAGTCCACACATTCACATCTTTTGATTCAAAAAGATGGATCCCTTAGTCCTGGTGGGTTAATGATGGCGGAAGCCACATCTGGTACAACTGATATGCGGCAACCAGCCTCACCATCAATGTTCTCTCAGTTCTACACTGGATCAAGTAGCCGCCAGAGAAACAATGGTCAAAAAAACTCCCGTCGGAAACGAGACCTGGTTTTGTCTGTAAGTTTGTATTCTTCAATTAGGTGTTTTTTGTGTGGTTACAGAAATGTGTTATTATagcgaaaactttttttttcaagggCTTAGTCAGGGAAATTGCGATGAACacttaaaatgtgtatttttaattGTCATCCAAGTTACTGTAAACAGTTTACATTGTAAaacaaaaccctttttttttacatttttatttaattttcttgatTGCAAATATGTGATTTGTTGTATTAATTGATACACAATGcacattttctttatatattaataattacatcTCTTGCCTTTTTTTTCAGAAACTGGTGCATAACATTCAtaaccacatctccaacaacaaGCGCTTCAATGGCTCAGAGAGGTGAGGATTGTTCATTTATTGTGGTGTTATGGTTTCTATTCCTTAAACTAAAAGTATGGATTTTAATCATTAGATCCCATTACAGCATCAAGTCATCCTGGAATATTTCTGTTTTAAAATTCTTGGTGGAGAAGCTGAGACAAGAGCTTGTATCCAGTATACACCACTAcacagataaagaattaaaaggtGAGGTTCATTCAGTGCCCTAGAGTCCATGTGTTTGTCTATATAATGTGTGTTTCTTTACACAATTATGAGTCATAAATACACTTCACAAGGCAAATGAAACAACATTCCTATACAGAAAAGTTCCCAATGTTCGGTTTTCCACAGGGCATCTAAAGTACCATGCACAATATGCAAAGTACAGGCCGCACAGACTGCTGGAAGCATACCATTTCAGCCTGAAGCCTTGGTTTGTATTTAATTGAATGATGCCTAGCTTCAGATCACTGGTTTCCCATTCTGGGGAATTTCTGCATAGTATATTATTTACATGCAATAAAGTTAAACATCTGATTGTATGTAATATAAGTTGCTCCAGTTGTAATGACTGTAGTGTAGTCTTTCAACAAAGAAAACAGCCCAGTAACAAATGgaaatatatgcaaaaaacattatttttaatcatGTCAAGATGCACTCAGGAATTTCATTCAGAATGGGTTAATGTAGAGCAGGggagcccaaaaggtagatccccatatctccccctgacgagcctctaatccaggcgaaacgcgcgtcgggtttacaCCGACATCAGCTCAAGATCGTCATCTGCTTTCCGTCATTCCATAAAAAAGACTTCATTCCTCCAAATACCTGACGATCGGGTCACAACATCTGCCTTACTATAAGCTTACCCTAGTGGTCTCTACAGCCCTTCGGAAGTTTAGACAGTTAACAGACCGATTGCGTTAGGAGAAGATACCTTATATATTTGTCTTGGGAATTTGACATTCTGACATAGCAGTATTGGAAAGTTATCTCTATACCGATTTGGGTATTGATTTAAACCAtttca comes from Pelobates fuscus isolate aPelFus1 chromosome 5, aPelFus1.pri, whole genome shotgun sequence and encodes:
- the C5H14orf93 gene encoding uncharacterized protein C14orf93 homolog isoform X1, which gives rise to MSFSATILFTPPHGQNEAKCGCKNENNQAGTVHVEGVTPVTVTGQGVAVQGCEQLLHLIYQRMEKAVGLAESALSVAKENSNLLSSLQEEVSNLRKLCEKPERAKTPTIPTARCKTPDDEEVEEIGGVQVVIEELRQLGAASASLVPGLHTSPMDRNLREGCLSAGPPLGETTPLLSPMHVPGIDDFLSQDASAPRILAPNFVKQLATSRPHGDSTDVLCESVPPVLKSTHSHLLIQKDGSLSPGGLMMAEATSGTTDMRQPASPSMFSQFYTGSSSRQRNNGQKNSRRKRDLVLSKLVHNIHNHISNNKRFNGSERSHYSIKSSWNISVLKFLVEKLRQELVSSIHHYTDKELKGACVAYFLTKRREYRNSMNPFKSLKEKEEKKLRSRRYRLFANRSWGVQQFPLEDQALWEGVTEELMSDEEDSLSEPGVWVARPPRFRAEELSRLCYRIDSHSKHGNKANRIYGALCDRLPSAEAQLLPPHLYNPDWEREEEDEMGELDGVERGRKSFCPDLNAYIQIKVEKDE
- the C5H14orf93 gene encoding uncharacterized protein C14orf93 homolog isoform X2; this translates as MSFSATILFTPPHGQNEAKCGCKNENNQAGTVHVEGVTPVTVTGQGVAVQGCEQLLHLIYQRMEKAVGLAESALSVAKENSNLLSSLQEEVSNLRKLCEKPERAKTPTIPTARCKTPDDEEVEEIGGVQVVIEELRQLGAASASLVPGLHTSPMDRNLREGCLSAGPPLGETTPLLSPMHVPGIDDFLSQDASAPRILAPNFVKQLATSRPHGDSTDVLCESVPPVLKSTHSHLLIQKDGSLSPGGLMMAEATSGTTDMRQPASPSMFSQFYTGSSSRQRNNGQKNSRRKRDLVLSKLVHNIHNHISNNKRFNGSESIKSSWNISVLKFLVEKLRQELVSSIHHYTDKELKGACVAYFLTKRREYRNSMNPFKSLKEKEEKKLRSRRYRLFANRSWGVQQFPLEDQALWEGVTEELMSDEEDSLSEPGVWVARPPRFRAEELSRLCYRIDSHSKHGNKANRIYGALCDRLPSAEAQLLPPHLYNPDWEREEEDEMGELDGVERGRKSFCPDLNAYIQIKVEKDE